In the genome of Ureibacillus sp. FSL W7-1570, the window TTTCACAGGTTGTAAAAACGAACGATAATGCCCCTTTGGAAAAAGTCGGAGCGCAAGTAGATTCGGAAAATCCGGGCATTGCGAAAGAAGACCGTATCGAAATTTCAAAAGAAAAAATCGAGCAGGCAGTCAATTCCATGAACGAATTTCTGGAAATCAATCATCGCAGCACCAGATTTGTTTACCATGATGAGTTGGAACGCTACTATGTTACGGTCATCGATCTGCAAACACAGGAAGTCATCAAAGAAATTCCGCCGAAAAAGCTGCTTGATGCCTTTTATGAAATGCAAAAACTCGTGGGAATGATCATAGACGAAAAAATTTAAGGAGGGGTTACAATGGCAGACTCAGTTTCTTCAACGTCATCTTATTCCTATTTGCAGACAGCCAATAAACGTTTGTCTGGACTTTCTTCAGGGATGGATATCGATTCGATTGTAGAAAAGCTCATGAAAGCTGAAAGTGCCAAAATGGAAAAACTTCAGCAACAAAAACAAAAATACGAATGGCAACGGGATGCTTATCGTGAGATCGACTTGAAGTTGGAGACATTTTCCAAAAACCTTTTCGACCAATTCGGTTTGCAAAAAAGTTTGCTTGTCCGCAAAACATCCGTCAGCGACGGAAGCAAAGTCAGCGTCACAGCAGACAATACGGCTGTCGGAACGTTGAATCTCTCTTCCGTTTCCCAACTGGCGACATCCGCATCCAAATTGGGAAGTCAATTGATGACATCCGCCATTAACGGCCAACATAAATTATCCGATTTCGGAATTAATGGAAGCTCCGAAGGCACAGGCAGCTTTACGATCAAATTGAATGGCGAAGATGAAGGGAAAACGATCACTTATACAAAAGACGATACCATTGATACGCTGCTTTCCAAATTAAAAGATGCAGGCTTAACAAATGCAAAGATAACTAATGGAAAATTATCCCTTGGAAGCGATTCGGTAATAGTCGAAAACAACCCTAATTTTTTTATGAAACTGGGATTTTCGGTTGATGGCAATACGTTATCCGAAAGCAACGAGGAAGCAACAATCAATATTAAAGCCAATTCCGCTACGCTTTTAAAAGATATAAAAAATTTTAGTGAAACCAATGGATCGTTCACTTTAAGTGTCATCCAAAGTGACGGCTCGATGAAGGATACAAAAATCAACTATTCCAGCTCGGATACCATCGAAGATTTGGTGAAGTCCATCAATACTTCCGGTGCAGGGGTTACGGTTGTATTCGGCAACGGCCAGATGTCCATCACTGCCAATGCTACAGGCAGTGTGGCAGGAGGCGCCATTCAGATCAAAGAGGATAATGAAAATTTATTTAACGTTCTTGGATTCACTTCAGGCTCTTCAAAAT includes:
- the flaG gene encoding flagellar protein FlaG — translated: MQISAKSAVEVSQVVKTNDNAPLEKVGAQVDSENPGIAKEDRIEISKEKIEQAVNSMNEFLEINHRSTRFVYHDELERYYVTVIDLQTQEVIKEIPPKKLLDAFYEMQKLVGMIIDEKI
- the fliD gene encoding flagellar filament capping protein FliD; translation: MADSVSSTSSYSYLQTANKRLSGLSSGMDIDSIVEKLMKAESAKMEKLQQQKQKYEWQRDAYREIDLKLETFSKNLFDQFGLQKSLLVRKTSVSDGSKVSVTADNTAVGTLNLSSVSQLATSASKLGSQLMTSAINGQHKLSDFGINGSSEGTGSFTIKLNGEDEGKTITYTKDDTIDTLLSKLKDAGLTNAKITNGKLSLGSDSVIVENNPNFFMKLGFSVDGNTLSESNEEATINIKANSATLLKDIKNFSETNGSFTLSVIQSDGSMKDTKINYSSSDTIEDLVKSINTSGAGVTVVFGNGQMSITANATGSVAGGAIQIKEDNENLFNVLGFTSGSSKFVANGTNAIYTINGIQKESTSNSIKESGYSITLKQTFNQANDPNYNGTVTISSSIDTDGMVEKIKSFVNMYNEIIESINTPLKEKKNLNYPPLTDAQKAEMTEEQIKKWEEKAKQGLLRNDTILSTALSGMRNAIYTVSENNPFKGLFNIGVTTTATYTDGGKLQLDEDKLKEAIAKDPEAVVKLFTDSENGVVAKLRTAVDTASKQIDDKAGKTSFADNTYSLGRTISSLDDQIEAWKDRLKAIEERYYNQFTRMEEAINKANMQSSLFMPSY